In Flavobacteriales bacterium, the following are encoded in one genomic region:
- a CDS encoding cysteine synthase family protein, whose protein sequence is MERLLANCRQRVGNTPMIGIESLSSDKVKVWAKLEWHQIGNSVKARAAFHIMQRAWSEGELQGRTLLDASSGNTAIAYAAIGRVLQIPVHICIPSNASEKRKQVLRSLGASLHWTSEMEGTDGAQAVAQEIQARYPEKYFYADQYGNPSNQEAHVLTTSREIWQQRDGRISHFVAGLGTTGTFTGTTRGLKDLGAQFQAIALQPDSPLHIMEGWKHLETAKVPSIFDPSQVDATASISSESVMDMIRFIARKEGLLLSPSAAANLVGAQELAHTLEEGDIVTVLADDISKYDEVLKMIQL, encoded by the coding sequence ATGGAACGATTGCTGGCCAATTGCCGCCAACGCGTAGGGAATACTCCCATGATCGGAATTGAATCCTTGTCCAGCGATAAGGTGAAGGTATGGGCCAAGCTGGAATGGCACCAGATAGGAAACAGTGTCAAGGCTAGAGCGGCTTTCCATATCATGCAGAGGGCGTGGTCAGAAGGAGAATTGCAGGGTAGGACATTGCTCGATGCATCAAGCGGTAACACTGCCATTGCATATGCAGCGATTGGAAGGGTCTTGCAGATCCCTGTACATATATGTATCCCTTCCAATGCCTCCGAAAAGCGCAAACAGGTCCTGCGTTCACTTGGGGCATCCCTTCATTGGACCAGTGAGATGGAAGGCACTGATGGTGCACAAGCAGTCGCACAGGAAATCCAAGCTCGTTATCCCGAGAAGTATTTCTATGCCGACCAGTATGGGAACCCATCGAATCAAGAGGCCCATGTGCTCACCACATCACGAGAGATCTGGCAACAGCGGGATGGTAGGATCAGCCACTTTGTTGCGGGCCTGGGCACCACTGGAACCTTCACGGGTACGACCAGGGGATTGAAGGATCTAGGAGCCCAATTCCAGGCGATCGCTCTTCAGCCCGACAGCCCCTTACATATCATGGAAGGATGGAAACATCTAGAAACGGCCAAGGTTCCGAGCATTTTCGACCCTTCACAGGTAGATGCGACTGCATCGATCAGTTCAGAATCCGTGATGGATATGATCCGATTCATCGCTCGGAAAGAAGGCCTCTTACTCAGCCCTTCTGCCGCTGCCAATCTGGTAGGCGCGCAAGAACTTGCCCATACTTTGGAAGAAGGGGATATCGTGACCGTGTTGGCCGATGATATCAGCAAGTATGATGAAGTATTGAAGATGATACAGCTATGA